The Pedobacter roseus genome contains a region encoding:
- a CDS encoding homoserine dehydrogenase, translating to MSKNLKIGLFGFGVVGQGLLDIIQSQNLNLEIIKIAIKDPRKKRTLNKDLFTTDRNEILNNTEINTIVELINDADAAYEIVTTALKNGKNVVSANKKMIATHLKELVDLQQEHGTSLLYEGAVCGSIPIIRNLEEYYDNELFHALSGIFNGSSNYILSKIFNENQSYDSALKEAQDLGFAETDPILDVGGYDPKYKLAIATAHAYGLFVNPDAILNIGIQNLSQHDIKYAREKNFKIKLVPTARKVNTKDIVTYVLPKLVAKDDFLYNVENEYNAVAVQAAFADKQFFYGKGAGGHPTGAAVLSDIAALRYDYRYEYKKYHSENGVKHTEEILLEVYLRYADEDLITLLEFDNISERYAASSYKYVVGTVKLESLIKNRDLLLDQSVFVAYTGRQIYKQEQLSENVFAAELASL from the coding sequence ATGAGTAAGAATTTAAAAATCGGTTTATTTGGTTTCGGGGTTGTAGGACAAGGCTTATTGGATATTATCCAAAGCCAGAACCTGAACCTGGAGATTATCAAAATTGCGATAAAAGATCCAAGGAAGAAACGTACTTTAAACAAAGACCTGTTTACAACTGATCGTAACGAAATATTAAATAACACAGAGATCAATACCATTGTAGAATTGATCAATGATGCTGATGCTGCATACGAAATTGTAACTACAGCCTTAAAAAATGGGAAAAATGTAGTCTCGGCGAATAAAAAAATGATCGCGACACATTTAAAGGAATTGGTTGATTTGCAGCAGGAACATGGTACTTCCCTTTTATACGAGGGCGCAGTTTGCGGCAGTATTCCAATTATCCGTAACCTGGAAGAGTATTACGACAATGAATTGTTCCATGCCCTGAGTGGTATTTTTAACGGATCATCTAATTATATCCTTTCGAAAATATTTAATGAAAACCAAAGTTACGATTCAGCATTAAAAGAGGCACAGGATTTAGGTTTTGCAGAAACCGACCCCATTTTGGATGTGGGAGGTTATGATCCGAAATACAAACTGGCTATTGCTACCGCGCATGCTTATGGTTTATTTGTAAATCCTGATGCTATTTTAAACATTGGTATACAGAACCTTTCTCAGCATGATATTAAATATGCCCGTGAGAAAAATTTTAAAATTAAGTTGGTACCTACAGCACGTAAAGTAAACACAAAAGACATTGTGACTTACGTATTGCCAAAACTGGTTGCTAAAGATGATTTTCTTTACAACGTAGAAAACGAGTATAATGCAGTTGCAGTTCAGGCGGCTTTTGCAGATAAACAGTTCTTTTATGGTAAAGGTGCCGGTGGTCACCCTACTGGTGCAGCTGTACTATCTGATATTGCGGCTTTACGTTACGATTACCGTTATGAGTATAAAAAATACCATTCAGAAAACGGGGTAAAACATACAGAAGAAATTCTTTTAGAAGTTTATTTGCGCTATGCAGATGAAGATCTGATTACTTTATTGGAATTTGATAACATCAGCGAGCGTTATGCGGCCAGCAGCTATAAATATGTGGTTGGAACCGTTAAGTTAGAAAGTTTGATTAAAAACCGTGATTTGCTTTTAGATCAATCTGTTTTTGTTGCCTATACCGGCAGACAGATTTACAAACAAGAGCAATTGAGTGAAAATGTTTTTGCCGCAGAATTGGCAAGCCTATAA
- a CDS encoding homoserine O-acetyltransferase family protein has translation MHNSKKDNVKSTSGNFASTYSYNKQFKLESGKKIRNLQIAYQTYGKLNANKDNVIWVCHALTANADVFEWWEGLFGENALFNPEEHYIVCANVLGSHYGSTSPLNTNPVNGLPYYLSFPQFTIRDMVSAHQLLATHLGIDYIKLLIGGSLGGQQAVEWSISEPNKIENLILIATNAAHSPWGIAFNESQRLAITTDRTFYANQPNGGSKGLKTARSIALLSYRTYSAYGSTQVESVNDKTDNFRSSSYQNYQGEKLINRFNAYSYYYLTKAMDSHNVGRNRKSIADALKLITANTLVIGIENDVLFPLSEQKYLADHITRAEFTALHSDYGHDGFLIETDALTNVIGNFIKESRDKKIIKLQHTA, from the coding sequence ATGCACAACAGTAAAAAAGATAATGTAAAATCTACTTCGGGAAATTTTGCGTCAACATATAGTTATAATAAACAATTTAAATTAGAAAGCGGAAAAAAAATCCGCAACCTGCAGATTGCCTATCAAACTTATGGTAAATTAAATGCCAATAAAGATAATGTAATCTGGGTTTGCCACGCGCTTACGGCTAATGCGGATGTCTTTGAATGGTGGGAAGGTTTATTCGGTGAAAATGCCTTGTTCAATCCAGAGGAGCATTATATAGTTTGTGCAAATGTTTTGGGTTCTCATTATGGAAGTACAAGTCCGCTGAATACCAATCCGGTAAATGGCCTGCCTTATTACCTTTCGTTTCCGCAGTTTACCATACGCGATATGGTTTCGGCACACCAGTTGTTAGCTACTCATTTGGGCATCGATTATATAAAACTGTTAATTGGTGGTTCATTAGGCGGACAACAAGCTGTTGAGTGGAGCATTTCGGAACCCAATAAAATCGAAAACCTGATTTTAATTGCGACTAATGCAGCCCATTCTCCATGGGGTATCGCGTTTAACGAAAGTCAGCGTTTGGCCATTACTACCGACAGAACTTTTTACGCAAACCAACCCAATGGTGGCAGCAAAGGTTTAAAAACGGCACGAAGCATTGCACTATTAAGTTACAGAACCTATAGCGCTTATGGAAGTACCCAGGTAGAAAGTGTAAATGATAAAACCGATAATTTCCGCTCTTCTTCTTACCAGAATTACCAGGGAGAAAAGCTGATTAACCGTTTTAATGCATATAGCTATTATTATTTAACGAAAGCAATGGATAGCCACAATGTTGGCCGAAACCGCAAAAGTATTGCTGATGCTTTGAAACTGATCACCGCAAATACCTTGGTAATCGGTATTGAAAACGATGTTTTATTTCCACTATCAGAACAAAAGTATCTAGCTGATCATATTACCAGAGCAGAATTTACCGCTTTACATTCTGATTATGGACATGATGGTTTCCTGATCGAAACAGATGCCCTGACCAATGTAATCGGAAATTTTATCAAGGAAAGTCGGGATAAAAAGATCATCAAATTGCAGCATACTGCCTAG
- a CDS encoding O-acetylhomoserine aminocarboxypropyltransferase/cysteine synthase family protein encodes MSTSYKFETLQLHAGQEIDPTTGSRAVPIYQTTSYGFNSAEHGANLFALKEFGNIYTRIMNPTNDVFEKRIAALEGGVAALAVASGQAAQFIALNNILEAGDSIVSSTHIYGGTYNQFKVAFKRLGIHVDFANPDVPEEFEAKITDKTKAIYLETIGNPAFSVPDFEKIAAIAKKYDLPLVVDNTFGAGGYLFKPLEHGANIVVESATKWIGGHGTSIGGVIVDGGNYNWGNGKFPQFSEPSEGYHGLVFSDVFGIGGPFGNIQFIIRARVEGLRDLGPALSPFNSFLLLQGLETLSLRVQRHVDNALELATWLENHPLVKEVQYPGLASSKYNNLAKKYLSNGFGAVLSFELEGSKENATQVIDNLKLVSHLANVGDAKTLIIQPSATTHQQLSDAEQLAAGVKPNALRVSVGIEHIDDIKADFEQAFAAINAQVPTESLLA; translated from the coding sequence ATGTCAACATCATATAAATTTGAAACTTTACAATTACACGCTGGTCAGGAAATAGATCCAACAACAGGCTCAAGGGCCGTTCCAATTTACCAAACTACCTCTTATGGATTTAACAGCGCCGAACATGGTGCTAACCTATTTGCCTTAAAAGAGTTTGGGAATATCTACACCAGGATCATGAATCCTACCAATGATGTTTTCGAAAAACGAATTGCAGCTTTAGAAGGTGGCGTAGCGGCTTTAGCCGTTGCATCAGGACAGGCTGCGCAATTTATTGCCTTAAATAATATCTTAGAAGCAGGCGACAGCATTGTTTCTTCCACTCACATTTATGGCGGAACCTATAACCAGTTTAAAGTAGCTTTTAAACGCTTGGGTATCCATGTTGATTTTGCAAATCCAGACGTGCCTGAGGAATTTGAAGCTAAAATAACCGATAAAACTAAAGCAATCTATCTGGAAACCATTGGCAACCCGGCATTTAGCGTTCCTGATTTTGAGAAAATTGCTGCAATTGCTAAAAAATATGATCTTCCATTAGTGGTCGACAATACTTTCGGAGCAGGAGGGTATTTGTTTAAACCATTGGAGCACGGCGCTAATATTGTGGTAGAATCGGCTACTAAATGGATTGGTGGGCATGGAACAAGTATTGGTGGCGTTATTGTTGACGGTGGAAACTACAATTGGGGCAATGGAAAATTCCCTCAGTTCTCTGAGCCATCAGAAGGATACCATGGTTTGGTTTTTAGTGATGTTTTTGGCATCGGCGGGCCATTTGGTAATATTCAGTTTATTATCAGGGCACGTGTAGAAGGACTAAGAGATTTAGGGCCTGCCCTATCACCTTTCAATTCGTTTCTTTTATTACAGGGATTGGAAACCTTATCGCTCCGCGTACAACGCCACGTAGATAATGCCTTAGAACTGGCCACCTGGTTAGAAAACCATCCGCTGGTTAAAGAAGTGCAGTATCCTGGCCTGGCAAGCAGTAAATACAATAATCTGGCTAAAAAATATTTAAGCAATGGTTTTGGCGCTGTTTTATCTTTCGAATTGGAAGGAAGTAAAGAAAACGCCACACAGGTAATCGATAATTTAAAACTGGTTTCGCACCTGGCCAACGTGGGCGATGCCAAAACATTAATTATCCAGCCTTCGGCAACTACACACCAGCAATTAAGCGATGCTGAGCAACTGGCCGCAGGTGTAAAACCGAATGCATTAAGGGTATCGGTTGGTATTGAGCATATCGACGATATTAAAGCCGATTTCGAACAGGCATTTGCAGCCATTAACGCGCAGGTTCCTACTGAAAGTTTATTAGCCTAG
- a CDS encoding trans-sulfuration enzyme family protein, translating to MKPETLAIHASNLIKTATGDVTPPLNLSTTFFRGEDGGYPGGHMYSRVSNPNRSALENTVAKLEYGEDAAAFSSGNTCGLAMFQALKPGSHIIAPDDMYWGIKKQLLTIFNESLAFDFVDQTDLKLIENSIKPNTQLIWIETPSNPLLKVTDIEEIAKIAKAKNIILVCDSTFASPILQNPILLGADMVMHSSTKYLGGHSDVLGGILITAKKDELWDRIKNIQQTGGAVPSPFDCFLLTRSIKTLAYRMKGHCENGKKVADYLNGHPNVEAVFYPGLESHPQHAIAKKQMKDFSGMMSFLVKGDVEAAHKVVNKVQLFAQATSLGGVESLIEHRYSVEGPDSKTPKNLLRISVGLEHVDDIIADLEQALG from the coding sequence ATGAAACCCGAAACCCTTGCTATTCACGCCTCTAATCTTATAAAAACAGCCACAGGTGATGTTACGCCACCACTTAATCTGAGCACAACTTTTTTTCGGGGCGAAGACGGAGGTTACCCGGGTGGGCACATGTATAGCAGGGTAAGTAATCCAAACCGGTCTGCTTTAGAAAACACTGTAGCTAAATTAGAATATGGTGAAGATGCAGCGGCCTTTTCATCAGGCAATACCTGTGGATTGGCCATGTTCCAGGCATTAAAACCTGGTAGCCATATTATTGCACCTGACGACATGTACTGGGGGATAAAAAAACAATTGCTTACCATTTTTAACGAAAGTTTAGCGTTCGATTTTGTCGATCAAACCGATTTAAAACTGATAGAGAACAGTATTAAACCGAATACGCAGTTGATCTGGATTGAAACGCCCTCAAACCCTTTGCTTAAGGTTACAGATATTGAAGAAATTGCCAAAATTGCTAAAGCTAAAAATATCATTTTGGTTTGCGACAGCACCTTTGCTTCTCCGATTTTACAGAATCCGATTTTATTAGGCGCTGATATGGTAATGCACAGCAGTACCAAATATTTAGGTGGTCATAGTGATGTACTTGGTGGGATTTTAATTACGGCCAAAAAAGATGAATTATGGGATCGCATCAAAAATATACAGCAAACTGGCGGCGCGGTGCCCTCTCCTTTCGATTGCTTTTTATTAACCCGTAGCATTAAAACCCTGGCCTACCGCATGAAAGGCCATTGCGAAAACGGAAAAAAAGTAGCCGACTATTTAAACGGACATCCTAATGTAGAAGCTGTGTTTTATCCCGGGTTGGAAAGTCACCCACAGCATGCAATTGCCAAAAAACAGATGAAAGATTTTAGTGGAATGATGTCGTTTTTAGTTAAGGGCGACGTAGAAGCTGCTCATAAAGTGGTAAATAAAGTTCAACTATTTGCACAGGCAACGAGTTTAGGTGGTGTAGAGAGTTTAATTGAACACCGTTATTCGGTTGAAGGGCCTGATAGCAAAACACCTAAAAATTTGCTCCGCATTTCAGTAGGATTAGAGCATGTAGATGATATTATTGCCGATTTAGAGCAGGCACTGGGTTAA
- the mqnE gene encoding aminofutalosine synthase MqnE produces MNTTEQVEKILADTNLSTELQNIAHKVLHGERITFDEGVHLYEHAELGYLGVLANYIREKKHGDKTYFNRNFHLEPTNLCVYDCKFCSYSRLIKQKEEGWALTMEQMLDIVKKYDGELVTEVHIVGGVLPQYDVAFYSALFTAIKQHRPDLHVKALTPVEYHYIFKKAKIDYATGMRLMKEAGLESIPGGGAEIFHPEIREQIAKDKCTGQQWLDIHEEWHKLGMRSNATMLYGHIEKYWHRVDHMEKLRELQDRTGGFQTFIPLKFRNQHNQMSNVPETSVIEDLRNYAIARIYMDNFDHIKAYWAMISRETAQLSLNYGVDDIDGTLDDTTKIYSMAGAEEQTPAMSTKELVNLIKQVGRKAIERDTLYNVVTDFEGVVFEEEKKPQYYKLPVVN; encoded by the coding sequence ATGAATACAACTGAGCAAGTTGAAAAAATATTAGCTGATACCAATTTATCAACTGAATTACAAAACATAGCACACAAAGTTCTTCACGGAGAGCGCATTACATTTGATGAAGGTGTGCATCTTTACGAACATGCCGAACTAGGTTACCTGGGGGTTCTCGCAAATTACATCCGTGAGAAAAAACACGGCGATAAAACTTATTTTAATCGCAATTTCCATTTAGAACCAACCAATCTTTGTGTTTACGACTGCAAATTCTGCTCGTATTCGCGTTTAATCAAACAAAAAGAGGAAGGCTGGGCTTTAACCATGGAGCAAATGCTCGATATTGTTAAAAAATACGATGGAGAACTGGTAACGGAAGTGCATATCGTTGGAGGCGTGCTTCCACAATATGATGTGGCATTTTATTCGGCATTGTTTACCGCGATTAAACAACATCGCCCTGATTTGCATGTAAAAGCATTAACACCTGTAGAGTATCACTATATTTTCAAAAAAGCTAAAATCGATTACGCAACAGGTATGCGTTTAATGAAAGAAGCCGGATTGGAATCAATACCAGGTGGTGGTGCAGAGATTTTCCATCCAGAAATCAGGGAGCAGATTGCCAAAGATAAATGTACTGGTCAGCAGTGGTTGGATATACATGAAGAATGGCACAAATTAGGTATGCGTAGTAATGCGACCATGCTATACGGGCATATTGAAAAATACTGGCACCGCGTAGATCACATGGAGAAACTTCGTGAACTGCAGGACCGTACCGGTGGTTTCCAGACTTTTATACCCTTAAAATTCAGAAATCAGCATAACCAGATGAGTAATGTGCCTGAAACTTCAGTAATTGAAGATTTAAGAAATTATGCCATTGCCCGTATCTATATGGATAACTTCGATCACATTAAAGCTTATTGGGCAATGATCAGTCGCGAAACCGCTCAGTTATCTTTAAATTATGGTGTGGATGATATCGACGGTACTTTGGATGATACCACAAAAATATATTCAATGGCCGGTGCAGAAGAACAGACGCCTGCAATGAGCACTAAAGAACTGGTTAATCTGATTAAACAGGTTGGTAGAAAGGCGATAGAACGCGATACACTATATAATGTGGTTACCGATTTTGAAGGTGTAGTTTTCGAAGAAGAGAAGAAACCGCAATATTATAAATTACCAGTGGTGAATTAA
- a CDS encoding histidine phosphatase family protein, which produces MKEIYIIRHGETELNRKGIVQGRGINSDLNDLGRAQAEAFYQTYKDIPFDKIYTSDLKRTWQTVQKFIDSELPWEKLSGLDELAWGVWEGKPNTEDARDAFREMLQSWENGDYTAHFDGGESVQDVYERLKQPMEVLMTRPEEKTVLICMHGRAMRVFLCLLLGKPLSEMTEFPHQNTVLYKMGFENGKFTVLEFNSAVHLDGLVIE; this is translated from the coding sequence ATGAAGGAAATATACATCATACGCCACGGCGAAACGGAACTTAACAGAAAAGGCATAGTACAGGGCAGAGGTATAAATTCTGACTTAAATGATTTAGGCAGGGCACAAGCGGAGGCTTTTTACCAGACTTACAAAGACATTCCTTTTGATAAGATATACACTTCGGATTTAAAACGTACCTGGCAAACGGTTCAGAAGTTTATTGATTCGGAATTGCCTTGGGAAAAACTTTCGGGCTTAGATGAGTTGGCCTGGGGTGTTTGGGAAGGAAAACCGAATACCGAAGATGCACGGGATGCTTTCCGTGAGATGTTACAGAGCTGGGAGAATGGCGATTATACCGCTCATTTTGATGGTGGTGAAAGCGTACAGGATGTTTATGAACGTTTAAAACAACCCATGGAAGTTTTAATGACGCGGCCAGAAGAAAAAACTGTGCTGATTTGTATGCACGGCAGGGCAATGCGAGTTTTTCTATGCTTATTATTGGGGAAGCCATTGAGCGAAATGACCGAATTCCCACATCAGAATACTGTGCTTTATAAAATGGGTTTCGAAAACGGGAAATTTACTGTTCTCGAATTTAACAGTGCCGTCCATTTAGACGGTTTAGTAATTGAATAA
- a CDS encoding menaquinone biosynthetic enzyme MqnA/MqnD family protein, whose product MNKIKISAVAYTNTKAFIYGLEHSDIINKIDLSLDIPSDCAAKVINGQADIGLMPVAAIPLVPNANIVADYCIGSDGGVNSVFIFSEVPAAEIKTIRLDAHSRTSNNLAKVLLKFYWKKEVEFTTDPTAKTDAFVLIGDRTFGKKDDFAYAYDMGEEWKNFTGLPFMYAAWVANKEISQEFKTEFNKALKFGLDHRKEVLEELPASPNFDLEDYLYHKLQFDVTDDRKKALNLFLGYIEQL is encoded by the coding sequence TTGAATAAGATTAAAATATCGGCTGTTGCTTACACCAACACCAAAGCTTTTATATACGGATTAGAACATTCGGACATTATAAATAAAATTGATTTAAGTTTAGATATCCCTTCAGATTGCGCAGCCAAAGTAATTAACGGTCAGGCTGATATCGGGTTAATGCCTGTTGCAGCAATTCCTTTGGTTCCCAACGCTAACATCGTAGCAGATTACTGCATCGGCAGCGATGGAGGTGTAAATTCTGTATTCATTTTTAGTGAAGTTCCGGCGGCCGAAATTAAAACGATAAGGCTTGATGCCCATTCGCGCACCTCTAATAATTTAGCCAAAGTATTATTAAAATTCTATTGGAAAAAAGAAGTGGAGTTTACTACCGATCCCACTGCAAAAACAGATGCTTTTGTTTTAATAGGAGACAGGACATTTGGTAAAAAGGATGATTTTGCTTATGCTTATGATATGGGTGAGGAGTGGAAAAACTTTACCGGTTTGCCATTTATGTACGCAGCCTGGGTGGCTAATAAAGAAATCTCTCAGGAATTTAAGACCGAATTTAATAAGGCTTTAAAATTTGGCCTGGATCATAGAAAGGAAGTATTAGAGGAGTTACCAGCATCGCCAAATTTCGATCTGGAAGACTATTTGTATCATAAACTTCAGTTTGATGTAACTGACGACCGTAAAAAGGCATTGAATTTGTTTTTAGGGTATATTGAGCAGTTGTAA
- a CDS encoding Fic family protein yields MLDELEIIPVDLLAPYSSQVNDDLQEKWDQLQDAELSTNEFSFYTSVASVYSSKIEGEDIELDSYIKHKRFGIEFLPDYTKKIDDLYSAYDFAKVNQIKTDNIAKAHQLLSKHIVAKNYQGKFRNHNMYVSTPDGRIEYVAVSPIKLAEEMEKLHHDLTLLLKARLNIKEIFFFASMIHLVFVKIHPFNDGNGRTGRLLEKWFLSEKLGDKAWFVQSEKMYYENHQTYYQNLRVLGLEYEELDYTKALSFLLMLPKAL; encoded by the coding sequence ATGTTAGATGAATTAGAGATTATTCCTGTTGATTTGTTGGCACCCTATTCTTCGCAGGTTAATGATGATTTACAGGAGAAATGGGATCAATTACAGGATGCAGAATTATCTACAAATGAATTTAGTTTTTACACATCAGTAGCATCAGTTTATTCAAGCAAAATAGAGGGCGAGGATATAGAACTTGATTCTTATATCAAACATAAAAGGTTTGGTATTGAGTTTTTACCTGATTACACAAAAAAAATCGACGATTTATATTCCGCATACGATTTTGCCAAAGTTAATCAGATCAAAACCGACAATATTGCGAAGGCCCATCAATTATTGAGTAAACACATTGTGGCCAAAAATTATCAAGGGAAGTTTAGAAACCACAATATGTATGTTTCTACCCCTGATGGGCGTATAGAATATGTAGCCGTATCTCCAATAAAACTTGCCGAAGAAATGGAAAAATTACACCACGATTTAACTTTATTGTTAAAGGCAAGATTAAATATTAAAGAAATCTTCTTTTTTGCTTCCATGATCCATTTGGTATTTGTGAAAATCCATCCTTTTAATGATGGAAACGGCCGCACAGGTAGATTGTTGGAAAAATGGTTTCTATCTGAAAAACTAGGTGATAAGGCGTGGTTTGTTCAATCAGAGAAGATGTATTATGAAAATCATCAAACCTATTATCAAAACTTAAGGGTTTTAGGTTTAGAATATGAAGAATTGGATTATACAAAAGCATTATCCTTTTTATTGATGTTGCCCAAGGCATTATGA
- a CDS encoding HPF/RaiA family ribosome-associated protein, producing MTIQLNTDKNLTIHQEYDEKIQTQLSEGLSRYSDLITRLEVHLSDENGSKDGLDDKRCLLEARITGKEPIAVSNLGNTYDLAITGALTKLKSTLEKVAGKMKSH from the coding sequence ATGACGATCCAACTGAACACCGACAAAAATTTAACCATACACCAGGAGTACGACGAAAAAATCCAAACCCAATTAAGCGAAGGTTTGAGCAGATATAGTGATTTAATTACACGCCTGGAAGTTCATTTATCTGATGAGAATGGCAGCAAAGATGGCTTAGATGATAAAAGATGTTTATTAGAAGCCAGGATTACCGGCAAAGAACCTATTGCGGTTTCTAACCTTGGAAATACTTATGATTTGGCCATCACCGGTGCATTGACCAAATTAAAAAGTACACTTGAAAAAGTGGCTGGGAAAATGAAAAGTCATTAA
- a CDS encoding MIP/aquaporin family protein: protein MNVYLAEFIGTALMMLLGNGVVANVVLKGTKGNNSGWIVITTAWALAVFVGVVVAGPYSGAHLNPIVTLGLAIGKGFSWTLVPYYILAQLAGAMTGSFLVWIIYKDHFDATDDAGLKAAPFATSPAIRNKLSNLASEIIGTFVLIFVIFHFTDASMGTKETVMPIGLGSMGAIPVAFLVWVIGLALGGTTGYAINPARDLGPRIVHSLIPMKGKGSSDWGYAWVPIVGPIIGSILAAVVFLLISK, encoded by the coding sequence ATGAACGTATATCTCGCAGAATTTATTGGTACCGCACTAATGATGCTCTTAGGAAATGGTGTGGTAGCGAATGTAGTGTTAAAGGGTACAAAAGGCAATAACAGTGGTTGGATTGTCATTACAACCGCCTGGGCACTTGCCGTTTTCGTAGGCGTAGTGGTGGCCGGACCATACAGTGGCGCACATTTAAACCCCATTGTAACGTTAGGTTTGGCTATTGGAAAAGGCTTTAGCTGGACCTTGGTACCCTATTATATCCTCGCACAACTCGCTGGCGCAATGACGGGTTCTTTTTTGGTCTGGATTATTTACAAAGATCATTTCGATGCAACGGATGATGCAGGTTTAAAAGCGGCGCCTTTTGCTACATCGCCAGCCATTAGAAATAAATTATCAAATCTCGCTTCAGAAATTATTGGGACTTTTGTACTCATATTTGTGATTTTTCACTTTACAGATGCCAGTATGGGCACAAAAGAAACAGTAATGCCTATTGGCTTAGGCTCGATGGGTGCTATTCCAGTAGCCTTTTTAGTATGGGTAATTGGTTTGGCTTTAGGCGGAACAACAGGATATGCCATCAACCCGGCAAGGGATTTAGGCCCCAGGATTGTTCACTCATTAATCCCGATGAAAGGCAAAGGTAGCAGCGATTGGGGGTATGCATGGGTACCTATTGTTGGCCCGATTATCGGATCGATACTGGCCGCTGTGGTATTTTTGTTAATTAGTAAGTAA
- the glpK gene encoding glycerol kinase GlpK: MSKYILSIDQGTTSSRAIIFNHDGEIVAIAQKEFTQIYPKAGWVEHDPMEIWSTQLAVVTEVIVKASLTVNDISAIGITNQRETTVVWDKETGMPIYNAIVWQDRRTSAYCDEVKAKGLANKIQEKTGLIIDSYFSATKARWILENVEGAREKAEAGKLAFGTIDTWLIWKLTAGEKHVTDVTNASRTMLYNIHTLSWDEELLELFSIPKEMLPEVKSSSEVYGETAGRILAAKIPIAGIAGDQQSALFGQMCTEIGMVKNTYGTGCFMLMNIGKKPKISDNNLLTTIAWQINGEVNYALEGSIFIGGAVVQWLRDEMGFISRSADVETLAKKVKDTDGVYVVPAFAGLGAPHWDQHARGTITGLTRGTNKSHIARAALESIAYQTMDVLKAMEADAGVNIAELRVDGGATANDLLMQFQADLLNCEVIRPEVTEVTAIGAAYLAGLATGFWDSIDQIRDQWKINRTFTAEEGIDNAERIKGWNRAVKAARVNAED, translated from the coding sequence ATGAGCAAATACATCTTGTCTATCGATCAGGGAACCACAAGTTCGAGAGCCATTATTTTTAACCACGATGGTGAAATTGTTGCCATTGCGCAAAAAGAATTCACGCAGATTTATCCGAAAGCCGGATGGGTGGAACATGATCCGATGGAAATCTGGTCTACACAGTTGGCCGTGGTTACCGAAGTAATTGTGAAAGCCAGTCTTACCGTAAACGATATTTCTGCTATTGGCATTACCAATCAGCGCGAAACCACAGTGGTTTGGGATAAAGAAACCGGAATGCCCATTTATAATGCCATTGTTTGGCAAGACAGGCGTACTTCTGCTTATTGCGATGAAGTTAAAGCGAAAGGCTTAGCCAATAAAATACAGGAAAAAACGGGTTTAATCATCGATTCTTATTTCTCCGCCACCAAAGCCAGGTGGATTTTAGAAAATGTAGAAGGTGCACGGGAAAAGGCTGAAGCCGGAAAACTGGCCTTCGGCACCATAGATACCTGGTTGATCTGGAAACTGACAGCAGGCGAAAAACATGTTACCGATGTAACCAACGCCTCGCGCACCATGCTTTACAACATCCATACCTTGAGTTGGGATGAAGAACTGCTCGAATTATTTTCTATTCCAAAAGAAATGCTGCCCGAGGTGAAATCCTCAAGTGAAGTTTATGGCGAAACTGCAGGAAGAATACTGGCGGCTAAAATTCCAATAGCGGGCATTGCCGGCGATCAGCAATCGGCACTTTTCGGTCAGATGTGTACCGAAATCGGCATGGTAAAAAATACGTATGGCACAGGCTGTTTCATGCTGATGAATATCGGTAAAAAGCCAAAAATTTCTGACAACAACCTCTTAACCACCATCGCCTGGCAGATTAACGGAGAAGTAAATTATGCGCTTGAAGGCAGTATTTTTATAGGTGGTGCGGTTGTACAATGGCTTAGGGACGAAATGGGCTTCATTTCAAGGTCTGCTGATGTAGAAACCCTCGCTAAAAAAGTAAAAGATACTGATGGTGTATACGTTGTACCCGCTTTCGCAGGCTTAGGCGCCCCACACTGGGACCAGCACGCACGCGGAACGATAACCGGATTAACACGCGGGACCAACAAATCGCATATTGCGAGGGCGGCTTTAGAAAGTATTGCTTACCAAACCATGGATGTTTTAAAGGCTATGGAAGCTGATGCAGGTGTAAATATTGCCGAACTCCGGGTGGATGGTGGCGCTACGGCCAACGATTTATTAATGCAGTTTCAGGCAGATCTTTTAAACTGTGAAGTCATCAGGCCGGAAGTAACAGAAGTTACGGCTATTGGAGCTGCTTATCTGGCTGGTTTGGCTACTGGTTTCTGGGACAGTATAGATCAGATCCGCGACCAGTGGAAGATCAACAGAACCTTTACCGCTGAAGAAGGCATAGACAATGCCGAAAGGATAAAAGGCTGGAACAGGGCGGTAAAAGCGGCCAGGGTAAATGCAGAAGATTAA